From a single Populus trichocarpa isolate Nisqually-1 chromosome 17, P.trichocarpa_v4.1, whole genome shotgun sequence genomic region:
- the LOC18107375 gene encoding uncharacterized protein LOC18107375: MEDGNMQEQVNGNLSEDKSCMPSYKQEEEAVKKKYGGIMPKKPPLISKDHERAFFDSADWALGKQGAEKPKGPLEALRPKLQPTQQQTRYRKSPYAPADGEDGGSAPSEDATANE, encoded by the exons ATGGAGGATGGTAACATGCAAGAGCAGGTTAACGGAAATCTTTCCGAGGATAAAAGCTGCATGCCTTCATATAAACAGGAG GAGGAAGCTGTAAAGAAGAAATATGGAGGAATAATGCCTAAGAAACCACCTCTTATTTCTAAG GACCATGAGCGTGCATTCTTTGATTCTGCTGATTGGGCGCTTGGAAAG CAAGGTGCTGAGAAGCCCAAAGGACCACTAGAAGCCCTACGGCCTAAATTACAG ccCACACAACAGCAAACACGATACCGGAAGTCTCCTTATGCCCCGGCAGATGGGGAAG ATGGAGGAAGTGCTCCATCCGAGGATGCAACTGCCAATGAATGA
- the LOC127904498 gene encoding TMV resistance protein N-like: MGGIGKTTIARVVYDRIRWQFEGSCFLANVREAFAEKDGRRRLQEQLLSEILMERANICDSSRGIEMIKRRLQRKKILVVLDDVDDHKQLESLAAESKWFGPGSRIIITSRDKQVLTRNGVARIYEAEKLNDDDALTLFSQKALKNDQPAEDFVELSKQVVGYANGLPLALEVIGSFMHGRSILEWGSAINRLNDIPDREIIDMLRIGFDGLHELEKKIFLDIACFLKGFKKDRIIRILDSCGFHAHIGTQVLIEKSLISVSRDQVWMHNLLQIMGKEIVHCESLEEPGRRSRL, from the coding sequence ATGGGTGGCATAGGTAAAACGACTATTGCAAGGGTAGTATATGATAGGATTCGTTGGCAATTTGAAGGGAGCTGCTTCTTAGCAAATGTCAGAGAAGCTTTTGCTGAGAAAGATGGACGACGCCGTTTGCAGGAGCAACTTCTTTCTGAAATCTTAATGGAACGTGCTAATATATGCGATTCTTCTAGAGGTATTGAAATGATAAAGCGGAGGTTACAACGTAAAAAGATTcttgttgttcttgatgatgtaGATGACCATAAACAACTAGAATCCCTGGCTGCGGAGAGTAAATGGTTTGGTCCAGGGAGCAGAATTATCATAACAAGCAGAGATAAACAAGTGTTGACTAGAAATGGTGTTGCTAGAATTTATGAGGCTGAGAAAttgaatgatgatgatgctctTACGTTGTTTAGCCAGAAAGCTTTAAAAAATGACCAACCTGCTGAAGATTTCGTGGAACTATCCAAGCAAGTTGTGGGTTATGCTAATGGCCTTCCACTGGCTCTTGAAGTTATAGGTTCGTTTATGCATGGAAGAAGTATCCTTGAATGGGGAAGTGCGATTAATAGACTAAATGATATTCCTGACCGTGAAATTATTGATATGCTTCGCATTGGTTTTGATGGCCTCCATGaattagagaagaaaatatttttagacatTGCCTGTTTCCTGAAGGGGTTTAAAAAAGATCGAATAATAAGGATACTTGACAGCTGTGGATTCCATGCACATATTGGAACACAAGTTCTTATTGAGAAATCTCTCATAAGTGTCTCTCGGGATCAAGTCTGGATGCATAATTTATTGCAGATAATGGGTAAGGAAATTGTTCATTGTGAATCCCTTGAAGAGCCTGGAAGGCGCAGTAGATTGTGA
- the LOC18107377 gene encoding TMV resistance protein N-like — MPGIKEALWNMKAFSKMTKLRLLKIDNVQLSEGPEDLSNKLRFLEWNSYPSKSLPAGLQVDELVELHMANSSIEQLWYGYKSAVNLKIINLSNSLNLSKTPDLTGIPNLESLIIEGCTSLSEVHPSLAHHKKLQYMNLVNCKSIRILPNNLEMESLKICTLDGCSKLEKFPDIVGNMNELMVLRLDETGITELSSSIRHLIGLGLLSMNSCKNLESIPSSIGFLKSLKKLDLSGCSELKYIPENLGKVESLEEFDVSGTSIRQLPTSVFLLKNLEVLSLDGCKRLAVLPSLSGLCSLEVLGLRACNLREGALPEDIGWLSSLRSLDLSQNNFVSLPQSINRLSELEMLVLEDCTMLESLPQVPSKVQTVYLNGCISLKTIPDPIKLRSSKRSEFICLNCWELYNHNGRDNMGLTMLERYLQGLSNPRTGFGIAVPGNEIPGWFNHQSKGSSISVQVPSWSMGFVACVAFSAYGERPLRCDFKANGRENYPSLMCISCNSIQVLSDHIWLFYLSFDYLKELKEWQHESFSNIELSFHSYERRVKVKNCGVCLLSSLYITPQPSSAHFIVTSKEAASSYKASLTFSSSYHQWKANVFPGIRVTDTSNGVSYLKSDRSRRFIIPVEKEPEKVMAIRSRLFEAIEESGLSIIIFSRDCASLPWCFGELVKIVGFMDEMRLDTVFPVSYDVEQSKIDDQTESYKIVFDKNEENFRENKEKVQRWMNILSEVEISSRSRSLKRNGKRNVWIQKSEHLSEQLLLFEQLVLEQLPLEQLSLEQLQLLEQQLSEQLSEQQLLEQQLAVQQLLLHEFWGRIQLALA; from the exons ATGCCTGGAATAAAAGAGGCACTATGGAACATGAAAGCCTTCTCTAAAATGACCAAACTGAGATTGCTCAAAATCGACAACGTGCAGCTTTCTGAAGGACCTGAAGATCTTTCCAATAAGTTACGATTTCTTGAATGGAATTCTTACCCTTCAAAATCATTGCCAGCTGGTTTACAGGTGGATGAGCTAGTTGAACTTCACATGGCTAACAGTAGTATTGAACAATTATGGTATGGGTATAAG AGTGCAGTTAATTTGAAAATCATCAATCTCAGCAACTCACTAAACCTGTCCAAGACTCCAGATCTTACTGGAATTCCGAATCTCGAGAGTCTGATTATTGAAGGTTGTACAAGTTTGTCTGAGGTCCATCCATCACTTGCACATCACAAGAAGCTTCAATATATGAATCTTGTGAACTGCAAAAGTATTAGGATTCTCCCAAACAATCTAGAAATGGAATCACTTAAAATTTGCACTCTTGATGGCTGCTCAAAACTTGAGAAGTTTCCAGATATAGTAGGAAACATGAACGAATTGATGGTGCTTCGTTTGGATGAGACTGGTATTACAGAACTATCTTCATCGATTCGTCATTTGATTGGCTTAGGTCTATTGAGCATGAACAGCTGCAAGAACCTTGAAAGCATTCCAAGTAGCATAGGTTTTTTGAAATCCCTTAAAAAACTTGATCTGTCTGGCTGCTCTGAACTTAAATATATACCAGAGAATTTGGGGAAAGTTGAAAGTTTGGAGGAGTTTGATGTAAGTGGAACTTCAATAAGACAACTGCCAACATCTGTTTTTCTCTTAAAGAATCTTGAAGTATTATCTTTGGATGGATGCAAAAGACTAGCTGTGCTGCCTTCTTTGTCTGGTCTGTGTTCTTTAGAAGTACTGGGTTTACGTGCTTGCAATCTAAGAGAAGGGGCACTTCCTGAAGATATTGGTTGGTTATCTTCATTGAGGTCTTTAGATCTGAGCCAGAATAACTTTGTTAGCCTGCCTCAAAGCATAAATAGGCTTTCTGAACTGGAAATGCTTGTCTTGGAGGATTGCACGATGCTTGAATCATTGCCTCAGGTTCCATCTAAAGTTCAAACAGTATATTTGAATGGTTGTATAAGCCTAAAAACAATTCCAGATCCGATAAAGCTAAGGAGTTCCAAAAGATCAGAGTTCATATGTCTTAACTGCTGGGAATTGTACAATCATAATGGCCGAGACAACATGGGGTTGACCATGCTTGAAAGATACCTCCAG GGTTTGTCTAATCCAAGAACTGGATTTGGTATCGCTGTTCCAGGAAATGAAATTCCAGGCTGGTTTAACCATCAAAGTAAGGGATCTTCAATTAGTGTGCAAGTGCCTAGTTGGAGCATGGGGTTTGTTGCATGTGTTGCATTCAGTGCATATGGAGAAAGACCTCTTCGATGTGATTTCAAAGCCAATGGAAGAGAGAATTATCCTTCGCTGATGTGTATTAGTTGTAACTCTATCCAAGTTCTGTCAGATCATATTTGGCTATTCTATCTATCTTTTGATTACCTTAAAGAGCTTAAAGAATGGCAGCATGAATCCTTTAGCAACATTGAGTTGTCCTTCCATTCTTACGAGCGACGAGTAAAGGTGAAGAATTGTGGTGTTTGTTTGTTATCTTCTCTATATATTACACCACAACCATCTTCTGCCCATTTTATTGTTACAAGCAAAGAAGCAGCTTCTTCATATAAAGCTTCTTTAACTTTTTCTTCATCTTACCATCAATGGAAGGCCAATGTTTTCCCTGGCATCAGAGTCACAGACACTAGTAATGGTGTCAGCTATTTAAAGTCAGATCGATCCCGGAGATTCATTATCCCAGTCGAGAAGGAACCAGAGAAAGTAATGGCAATTAGATCAAGACTCTTTGAGGCCATTGAAGAATCAGGGCTgtcaattattatattttcaagagaTTGTGCTTCTTTACCTTGGTGCTTTGGAGAGCTTGTCAAGATTGTCGGATTCATGGATGAGATGAGATTGGACACTGTGTTTCCAGTTTCTTATGATGTCGAACAATCAAAGATAGATGATCAAACAGAGAGTTATAAAATTGTCTTTGACAAGAATGAAGAAAATTTCAGGGAAAACAAGGAGAAGGTACAAAGATGGATGAATATTCTCAGTGAAGTTGAAATTTCATCTAGATCGAGATCATTGAAAAG GAATGGGAAAAGGAATGTTTGGATCCAGAAGAGCGAGCACTTGTCTGAGCAGCTGCTGCTGTTTGAGCAGCTGGTGCTGGAGCAGCTGCCGCTTGAGCAGCTGTCGCTTGAGCAGCTGCAGCTGCTTGAGCAGCAGCTGTCTGAGCAGCTGAGTGAGCAGCAGCTGCTTGAGCAGCAGCTGGCTGTGCAGCAGCTTCTGCTGCATGAGTTTTGGGGAAGAATCCAACTTGCTTTAGCTTGA
- the LOC18107376 gene encoding E3 ubiquitin-protein ligase SIS3: MKLLAAPCVDPSEFDAKGITIEFIVVKVSQDGSPVKSRQSFQVKRGELLLNPLKERTYRNLLWSIGIRLPSTARAQLIEAISRGASSLPCEADHIFVCVVALEPWYEIHFNVMTGIHVDEDKEISWDFVENPFNHVLQACKPPIPCLKKVKIQDNMGSNDALCCPICLQDFSVGSEAAATTCSHVYHSHCIVKWLLRSASCPMCRSKLPTG, from the coding sequence atgaagctctTAGCAGCACCTTGTGTCGATCCATCCGAATTCGATGCCAAGGGAATCACAATAGAATTCATCGTCGTCAAAGTATCACAAGATGGGTCGCCTGTCAAATCCAGACAATCATTCCAGGTAAAACGAGGGGAACTCTTGTTGAATCCTTTGAAAGAACGCACATACAGGAACTTGCTTTGGAGCATAGGCATCAGGTTACCTTCGACAGCAAGAGCTCAACTTATTGAAGCCATATCTCGCGGTGCTTCTTCATTGCCCTGTGAAGCTGACCATATATTTGTGTGCGTCGTTGCTCTTGAACCATGGTATGAAATCCACTTCAATGTCATGACTGGAATTCATGTTGATGAAGATAAGGAGATCTCGTGGGATTTTGTGGAGAACCCTTTTAATCATGTCTTGCAAGCTTGCAAACCACCAATTCCATGCCTCAAGAAAGTTAAGATTCAGGACAATATGGGATCGAATGATGCCTTGTGTTGTCCAATTTGCTTACAAGATTTCTCTGTTGGATCTGAAGCTGCTGCCACTACTTGCTCTCATGTGTATCATTCTCATTGCATTGTCAAGTGGTTGTTGAGGAGTGCTTCGTGCCCTATGTGTCGTTCTAAGTTGCCTACGGGTTGA